The Persephonella atlantica region GCCGACTGAGCTACGTGGGCAAAGTAGAATAATTATGCAAGCAAAAAAATATTATAACAGAGATATTGAGACTTTGTAAAGGGATTTTTAATGGAGCGGGAGACGGGACTCGAACCCGCGACCATCTGCTTGGAAGGCAGATGCTCTACCAGCTGAGCTACTCCCGCATATTCTGATGGTGGAGGAGGCAGGATTCGAACCTGCGCAGGCTTACGCCAGGAGATTTACAGTCTCCCGCCATTGGCCAGGCTAGGCGACTCCTCCACATATTCATTTAAGAGCTGGCGGTGGGACTTGAACCCACGACCTGGTGATTACAAATCACCTGCTCTGCCGACTGAGCTACGCCAGCTTAACAACTGAGGCAAAAATTATATATAAACTCTTTTCCATTGTCAACAGTGTTAATTTGCATTTTACAGATTCACTAATATAATATAAAGACAGATTTTTTCAAGGGATTCTAAGATGAAAGTTATATACATACACGGTTTTAATTCCGCTGGATATGGAGATAAAGTAAACAAACTGAAGCAGTTCTTTGGAGATGAGAATGTTATATCCATAAACCTTCCCTACAACCCAGAAAAGGCCATATCTCTGCTGGAGTTTTTAATCAGAAACATAAAAAATGAAGAGCCACTGCTTTTAGTTGGAACATCATTAGGAGGCGCCTACACAATTTATCTGTCCTATAAATTTGACATTCCGGGCATCATCATAAATCCATCTGTTAGACCGTCTGAAGACCTTAAAACTGAAGTAGGAAAACAGAAAAATTATAAGACAGATGAGGAGTATGAGTTTAAGAAAGAGTATCTTGATTTTCTTAAAAAAATAGAGATACCCATCACTGAACTTCAAAAAGTAAAGGATAAACTGTATATTTATCTTGATGAAGAAGAC contains the following coding sequences:
- a CDS encoding YqiA/YcfP family alpha/beta fold hydrolase, translated to MKVIYIHGFNSAGYGDKVNKLKQFFGDENVISINLPYNPEKAISLLEFLIRNIKNEEPLLLVGTSLGGAYTIYLSYKFDIPGIIINPSVRPSEDLKTEVGKQKNYKTDEEYEFKKEYLDFLKKIEIPITELQKVKDKLYIYLDEEDELLDSRETAEYFKDFYVKIFPGGNHRFQHMDELLEDLKSKKEVRYG